Proteins encoded in a region of the Mercenaria mercenaria strain notata chromosome 1, MADL_Memer_1, whole genome shotgun sequence genome:
- the LOC123527287 gene encoding maleylacetoacetate isomerase-like isoform X4: MASKPILYSYFRSSASWRVRIVLALKGVEYEYKAVNLVKDGGLQHSEEFKAINPMEQVPAFVIGETALTQSLAIIDYLEDMYPKPALTPQDPIKKAQARALAELIAAGTQPIQNLSVLQKVSDKPEERAEWARFWIDRGFSAYEKMVQNTAGKYSVGDDITIADVCLVPQLYNAQRFKVDMSKFPTITRIINTCSELPAFQAADPHVQPDCPEDLRKQ, encoded by the exons CCAATCCTATATTCATACTTCAGAAGTTCTGCTTCTTGGAGAGTTAGAATAG TGCTAGCATTGAAGGGAGTAGAATATGAGTATAAAGCTGTAAATCTTGTCAAGGATGGAGGACTACAG CATTCAGAAGAATTCAAAGCCATCAACCCAATGGAACAGGTGCCAGCATTTGTCATAGGGGAAACAGCTCTCACTCAATCA CTTGCCATTATAGACTACCTGGAAGATATGTACCCAAAGCCAGCCCTTACACCACAGGATCCTATTAAAAAAGCTCAG GCCCGTGCCCTTGCTGAGCTGATAGCAGCTGGTACCCAGCCCATACAGAATCTAAGTGTCCTGCAGAAAGTCTCAGATAAACCTGAAGAAAGAGCAGAGTGGGCGCGGTTCTGGATTGACAGGGGATTCAGTG CCTATGAGAAGATGGTGCAGAATACTGCTGGCAAGTATTCAGTTGGAGATGATATCACTATAGCTGATGTCTGTCTAGTACCTCAACTCTATAATGCTCAAAG ATTCAAAGTAGACATGAGCAAGTTCCCAACCATCACGAGAATAATCAATACATGCTCAGAATTGCCAGCATTTCAAGCAGCGGATCCACATGTCCAACCAGATTGTCCCGAGGACTTGAGAAAACAGTGA
- the LOC123527287 gene encoding maleylacetoacetate isomerase-like isoform X2 yields MASKPILYSYFRSSASWRVRIVLALKGVEYEYKAVNLVKDGGLQHSEEFKAINPMEQVPAFVIGETALTQSLAIIDYLEDMYPKPALTPQDPIKKAQARALAELIAAGTQPIQNLSVLQKVSDKPEERAEWARFWIDRGFSAYEKMVQNTAGKYSVGDDITIADVCLVPQLYNAQSCTFRFKVDMSKFPTITRIINTCSELPAFQAADPHVQPDCPEDLRKQ; encoded by the exons CCAATCCTATATTCATACTTCAGAAGTTCTGCTTCTTGGAGAGTTAGAATAG TGCTAGCATTGAAGGGAGTAGAATATGAGTATAAAGCTGTAAATCTTGTCAAGGATGGAGGACTACAG CATTCAGAAGAATTCAAAGCCATCAACCCAATGGAACAGGTGCCAGCATTTGTCATAGGGGAAACAGCTCTCACTCAATCA CTTGCCATTATAGACTACCTGGAAGATATGTACCCAAAGCCAGCCCTTACACCACAGGATCCTATTAAAAAAGCTCAG GCCCGTGCCCTTGCTGAGCTGATAGCAGCTGGTACCCAGCCCATACAGAATCTAAGTGTCCTGCAGAAAGTCTCAGATAAACCTGAAGAAAGAGCAGAGTGGGCGCGGTTCTGGATTGACAGGGGATTCAGTG CCTATGAGAAGATGGTGCAGAATACTGCTGGCAAGTATTCAGTTGGAGATGATATCACTATAGCTGATGTCTGTCTAGTACCTCAACTCTATAATGCTCAAAG TTGTACTTTCAGATTCAAAGTAGACATGAGCAAGTTCCCAACCATCACGAGAATAATCAATACATGCTCAGAATTGCCAGCATTTCAAGCAGCGGATCCACATGTCCAACCAGATTGTCCCGAGGACTTGAGAAAACAGTGA
- the LOC123527287 gene encoding maleylacetoacetate isomerase-like isoform X1, translating to MASKPILYSYFRSSASWRVRIVLALKGVEYEYKAVNLVKDGGLQHSEEFKAINPMEQVPAFVIGETALTQSLAIIDYLEDMYPKPALTPQDPIKKAQARALAELISSGTQPLTNSTVNKVLCKGNEAKTQEWCQFWIDKGFTAYEKMVQNTAGKYSVGDDITIADVCLVPQLYNAQSCTFRFKVDMSKFPTITRIINTCSELPAFQAADPHVQPDCPEDLRKQ from the exons CCAATCCTATATTCATACTTCAGAAGTTCTGCTTCTTGGAGAGTTAGAATAG TGCTAGCATTGAAGGGAGTAGAATATGAGTATAAAGCTGTAAATCTTGTCAAGGATGGAGGACTACAG CATTCAGAAGAATTCAAAGCCATCAACCCAATGGAACAGGTGCCAGCATTTGTCATAGGGGAAACAGCTCTCACTCAATCA CTTGCCATTATAGACTACCTGGAAGATATGTACCCAAAGCCAGCCCTTACACCACAGGATCCTATTAAAAAAGCTCAG GCACGTGCTCTTGCAGAGCTAATTAGTTCAGGTACCCAACCTTTAACCAACTCCACTGTTAATAAGGTCCTGTGTAAGGGAAATGAGGCTAAGACACAGGAATGGTGCCAGTTTTGGATTGATAAAGGATTTACAG CCTATGAGAAGATGGTGCAGAATACTGCTGGCAAGTATTCAGTTGGAGATGATATCACTATAGCTGATGTCTGTCTAGTACCTCAACTCTATAATGCTCAAAG TTGTACTTTCAGATTCAAAGTAGACATGAGCAAGTTCCCAACCATCACGAGAATAATCAATACATGCTCAGAATTGCCAGCATTTCAAGCAGCGGATCCACATGTCCAACCAGATTGTCCCGAGGACTTGAGAAAACAGTGA
- the LOC123527287 gene encoding maleylacetoacetate isomerase-like isoform X3, which translates to MASKPILYSYFRSSASWRVRIVLALKGVEYEYKAVNLVKDGGLQHSEEFKAINPMEQVPAFVIGETALTQSLAIIDYLEDMYPKPALTPQDPIKKAQARALAELISSGTQPLTNSTVNKVLCKGNEAKTQEWCQFWIDKGFTAYEKMVQNTAGKYSVGDDITIADVCLVPQLYNAQRFKVDMSKFPTITRIINTCSELPAFQAADPHVQPDCPEDLRKQ; encoded by the exons CCAATCCTATATTCATACTTCAGAAGTTCTGCTTCTTGGAGAGTTAGAATAG TGCTAGCATTGAAGGGAGTAGAATATGAGTATAAAGCTGTAAATCTTGTCAAGGATGGAGGACTACAG CATTCAGAAGAATTCAAAGCCATCAACCCAATGGAACAGGTGCCAGCATTTGTCATAGGGGAAACAGCTCTCACTCAATCA CTTGCCATTATAGACTACCTGGAAGATATGTACCCAAAGCCAGCCCTTACACCACAGGATCCTATTAAAAAAGCTCAG GCACGTGCTCTTGCAGAGCTAATTAGTTCAGGTACCCAACCTTTAACCAACTCCACTGTTAATAAGGTCCTGTGTAAGGGAAATGAGGCTAAGACACAGGAATGGTGCCAGTTTTGGATTGATAAAGGATTTACAG CCTATGAGAAGATGGTGCAGAATACTGCTGGCAAGTATTCAGTTGGAGATGATATCACTATAGCTGATGTCTGTCTAGTACCTCAACTCTATAATGCTCAAAG ATTCAAAGTAGACATGAGCAAGTTCCCAACCATCACGAGAATAATCAATACATGCTCAGAATTGCCAGCATTTCAAGCAGCGGATCCACATGTCCAACCAGATTGTCCCGAGGACTTGAGAAAACAGTGA